One genomic region from Pararge aegeria chromosome 24, ilParAegt1.1, whole genome shotgun sequence encodes:
- the LOC120634570 gene encoding dual specificity protein phosphatase CDC14A-like → MDENDVIISSTEIIKDRLYFATLKTGYKPKPTRNSKYFHIEDDIVYENFYFDFGPYHLCHLYQFCNKLNEELDRNPKKKIVFYTSNNETLRLNAAYLIGSFQIIYLGGSPATVFKQLTEGSWSLLSFRDASGGPPLFDISLLDVLHGIKVAHDAKFFDFEHFDAEQYLFYEKVENGDLNWIVPGKMLAFSGPHHRSRLDRGYPLHSPEHYHEYFRKYHVTTIVRLNKKSYDAKQFTTHGFEHRELFFVDGSVPTELIVSRFIRIAEAAKGAVAVHCKAGLGRTGTLIACYMMKHHGFTAREAIAWLRVCRPGSVIGHQQWFLENIQPRMHAMGEAYRRRFNITSFPVFTRGIYSDLPPEPLPVRDIEDNNKPVSLQTILNSSKNANKLDNSNVLNANETDSENNVTSVIGKYKTTATPMLPTKTVFTPKINYMMPTNNIRNANNTNLKPQPRLMNATLKSHYAAKTSTFPPTRSANSQAKLAGAKAPFTGKNSFHGQRANLARPILPYSHGSSPIKTFTRKANSVSKQSDTSVVTTLTNVTSTLSALTENCHLNGKNRLPSEPNLKAVAQAKATAANANSRKKLVRSNSNSRKKLPKSLPKSGLESSQDLSSSDTNITNISADSLETPFRFRRKRDKSKTPEPMDCISNSVITADVTPDNYEETSNSQGNKLYKIKALRKKCPAFGVGLLKKDGIQTRSSSCASSSTVKKK, encoded by the exons ACAGATTATACTTCGCGACACTCAAAACGGGATACAAGCCTAAACCAACGCGCAACAGCAAGTACTTCCACATTGAAGATGATATCGTCTACGAGAACTTCTACTTCGACTTTGGACCCTATCACCTGTGCCATTTGTATCAGTTTTGCAACAAGCTCAACGAAGAACTGGACAGGAATCCGAAGAAGAAAATCGTTTTCTACACAAGTAACAATGAGACGCTTAGACTCAACGCGGCATACCTTATCGGAAGCTTTCAG atAATATACCTGGGCGGGTCCCCGGCAACGGTCTTCAAGCAGCTGACTGAGGGCTCTTGGTCACTCCTGAGCTTCCGAGACGCGTCGGGTGGACCTCCGCTATTCGATATATCTCTCCTGGACGTGCTGCACGGCATCAAGGTCGCCCACGATGCCAAGTTCTTTGATTTCGAGCATTTCGATGCTGAACAGTATTTGTTTTACGAG AAAGTGGAGAACGGCGACTTAAACTGGATCGTACCTGGAAAAATGCTGGCATTTTCGGGACCCCACCACCGTTCGAGGCTGGACCGCGGCTACCCCCTCCACAGCCCGGAGCACTACCACGAGTACTTCAGGAAGTACCACGTGACAACCATAGTGCGGCTCAACAAGAAGTCGTATGACGCCAAGCAGTTTACCACCCACGGGTTTGAGCATAGGGAGCTGTTCTTCGTTGATGGGTCAGTGCCGACTGAGCTGATCGTCAGTCGGTTTATACGTATCGCCGAAGCCGCCAAGGGTGCTGTGGCTGTGCATTGTAAAG CGGGCTTAGGTCGGACGGGTACGTTGATAGCGTGCTACATGATGAAGCACCACGGGTTCACGGCGCGGGAAGCGATCGCCTGGCTCCGAGTCTGTCGACCCGGCTCCGTCATAGGCCACCAGCAGTGGTTCCTTGAGAA TATCCAGCCCCGTATGCACGCAATGGGCGAGGCGTACCGACGTCGCTTCAACATAACGTCGTTCCCCGTCTTCACTCGAGGTATATACAGTGATCTGCCGCCCGAACCACTCCCCGTCAGAGATATCGAAGACAATAACAAGCCGGTGTCACTCCAAACCATATTAAATAGCAGCAAGAATGCTAAtaag TTGGACAACTCGAACGTACTGAACGCCAACGAAACTGACTCGGAGAACAACGTCACATCCGTCATCGGAAAATACAAGACCACGGCCACGCCAATGTTGCCAACAAAAACGGTGTTCACGCCAAAAATTAACTACATGATGCCCACAAACAACATCAGGAACGCCAATAACACCAACCTAAAGCCCCAACCAAGGCTCATGAATGCCACGTTAAAGTCCCACTACGCGGCCAAAACTTCAACATTCCCGCCAACACGAAGTGCCAACTCCCAAGCCAAGCTCGCCGGTGCCAAGGCGCCCTTCACAGGTAAGAACAGCTTCCACGGCCAACGCGCCAACCTCGCACGGCCAATACTCCCCTACTCACATGGCAGCAGCCCCATCAAAACCTTCACGAGAAAAGCCAACTCCGTGTCAAAGCAATCGGATACCAGCGTGGTCACCACGCTCACCAACGTTACTTCAACACTTTCAGCTCTCACCGAAAACTGCCATTTGAACGGCAAAAATCGTCTGCCATCCGAACCGAATCTCAAGGCTGTCGCTCAAGCGAAGGCCACAGCTGCAAACGCTAACTCTAGGAAGAAACTAGTTCGATCGAACTCTAATTCGCGCAAAAAGCTTCCGAAAAGCCTCCCCAAAAGCGGCCTAGAATCATCCCAGGATCTGTCTTCCAGCGACACGAACATAACTAATATATCCGCGGACTCGTTAGAGACACCATTCCGCTTCAGACGAAAACGGGACAAGTCCAAAACTCCCGAGCCGATGGACTGCATATCTAATTCGGTGATCACGGCCGATGTTACACCGGACAATTATGAGGAAACTAGTAATTCCCAAGGCAACAAGCTTTATAAAATCAAGGCGTTGAGGAAAAAATGTCCCGCGTTTGGGGTCGGTCTATTAAAAAAGGATGGCATCCAAACTCGTTCGAGTAGTTGCGCAAGTAGCTCGACTGTTAAGAAGAAATGA